The window TAGTAACAGTGGTGAAAACTCCAAACTTGTTCAGTCTGTCTGAGGAGGACATGAGAAGAGAAGTGAAGAGCTGTGTGAATCTCTGTCATCCTGGACCAAATGTTCTGCTGCTGTTGGTGAAACCATCAAAATTCAGTGAGGAGAACAGAACAACTCTGAAGttcatcctgagcctgtttggTCACAATGCCTTTAAACACTCGATGGTCGTCATCACACGTGAGAATGAAATGAGTTCCACTGTGAAAGAAGTCCTTATAGAATGTGGAGGAAGGCACTACAACATGTCTGAAGACAACTATGGATCGTTAATGGCGAAGATTCAGGAAATGACAAACCAATACAATCACCTGATCAAACGGTCTTTAAACCTGGTTCTGTGTGGGAGGAGACGAGCAGAGAAGACGTCAGCAGCCAAGGCCATTTTAGGTCAGACTGAGCTTCATTCAGCCTCCAACTCATCAGAGTGTGTTAAACATCAGGGAGAGGTGTGTGGACGTTGGGTTTCCCTGGTGGAGCTGCCTGCCTTGTATGGAAAACCTCAGGAGGCAGTGATGGAGGAATCACTCAGGTGTATCTCCCTCTGTGATCCTGAGGGTGTCCATGCCTTCATCCTGGTCCTACCTGTGGCTCCCCTCACTGATAAAGACAAGGGAGAGTTAGAGATCATCCAGGATGCATTCAGCTCTCGAGTCAGTGACTTCACCATGATTCTGTTCACTGTGGACTCAGATCCTACAGATCCAGCTTTTGTTAACTTTGTAAAGAAAAACCAGGACATCCAGGAGCTCTATGAGAGCTGTGGAGGAAGATCTTTTGTCCTTAACATTAAAGACAAACAGCAGATTCCACAGCTGTTGGAAACTGTGGAAAAAATCAGTGTCCACAAAGACAAATCATACTGCTACACAATGTACACATTTGGACAAGCCCAACTAGAGAAGATGTTACAACAAGAGAAATTCATCACCCAACTTGCACAGAACAGAAGCACTGCTGCTTGTAagtactttcttcttcttctttttgagaTATATTTTTATCTAAACCTTTCCAAAAGTCAGTCACCAAGCGCTGTCAGAAAGAACAGGGTGATGTCACCGGCCGTCCTGTTGTTGTGGTCGACACTCCTGGACTGTTTGACAACAGTTTATCACATGATGAgatcaatgaggagatggtgaaaTGCATCAGCCTCCTGGCTCCAGGACCACATGTCTTCCTGTTGGTGTTAGAGATTGGCAGACTCACCCCAGAGGAGAAGGAGACACTGGAACTGATCAGGAAAGGTTTTGGGAAGAATTCAGAAAAGTTCACCATCATTCTCTTAACAAAAGGAGATACGTTGGAACATACAAAGGTGTCTGTTGAAGAATACATTGAAAACTCAGAAGATTCCTTTAAGAAGCTGATCTCTGACTGTGGAGGAAGATACCATGTGTTCAATAACTTTGATAAGCAAAGCCGCTCACAGGTCAGTGAGTTGATAAGAAAGATTGACACCATAGTGAAGGACAATGGAGGACGCTGCTACACCAATGAGATGCTGGAAGAGGCTGAAGCTGCGATACAGAAAGAAGTAGAGAGAATCCTGAaggagaaggaagaagagatgaagagagagagagaggagctaGAAAGAAAACATGAGGAAGAAATGAAAGCAATGACAAAAAGATtggaagaagagaagaaaaaacttcAGCAGGAAAGAGACCAGAAACTcaaggagatggaggaaaacataaagaaggagcgtgaggagaggaagaaagaaaaggaaatgagagaagaagagaacaggaagtggaaaaATGAGGAAGAATTACACAGACAgaatttgaaaacacaacttgaaATGTTGGACAAACAAATTCActcagaaaaagaggaaaagaaaagtgtgAACAAAGAGCTGGAAGAGAGCAGAGAAGAGatgaagagaaaacaagaaGCCTGGGAGAAAGAACGAAGTGAATGGTGGGAGAAACAAAGACAAGAAGATGAACAGAagcaagaaaaacagcaaataaaactTGAAAACCTTGAAGAAATGTACAAGCAGGaaatagaaaaacatgaaaagaaaagaaaagaagaagatcaa is drawn from Maylandia zebra isolate NMK-2024a linkage group LG12, Mzebra_GT3a, whole genome shotgun sequence and contains these coding sequences:
- the LOC112431279 gene encoding GTPase IMAP family member 8-like — protein: MATTVTEDLRRQTGSSFEVLPENMSELRVVLLGSNWTEKSEVGNLLLGNTVFSSKTKAFVRISGTLEGKKIAVINTPYLPPLNTSHHDLTEFIKDFAKRSDPGPHVFLLLVQPENFTEEHKLRLCRVLHGYSDRSFDHSLILISAPREESSGSVEDFMKSPALNEMIKKCKCRYLKRINVELPELLTHLGEITKDNNGEHVSYEAFEDTEQNLSEDQQPPPKKETKTPITDAVKAAGLPNKLKRINPQVSGKTPLTNMSAFRIVLLGKSEDKKTKLGNLIIEHQGFHCHKQSPITHCVASCGEWRGKLVTVVKTPNLFSLSEEDMRREVKSCVNLCHPGPNVLLLLVKPSKFSEENRTTLKFILSLFGHNAFKHSMVVITRENEMSSTVKEVLIECGGRHYNMSEDNYGSLMAKIQEMTNQYNHLIKRSLNLVLCGRRRAEKTSAAKAILGQTELHSASNSSECVKHQGEVCGRWVSLVELPALYGKPQEAVMEESLRCISLCDPEGVHAFILVLPVAPLTDKDKGELEIIQDAFSSRVSDFTMILFTVDSDPTDPAFVNFVKKNQDIQELYESCGGRSFVLNIKDKQQIPQLLETVEKISVHKDKSYCYTMYTFGQAQLEKMLQQEKFITQLAQNRSTAAFTKRCQKEQGDVTGRPVVVVDTPGLFDNSLSHDEINEEMVKCISLLAPGPHVFLLVLEIGRLTPEEKETLELIRKGFGKNSEKFTIILLTKGDTLEHTKVSVEEYIENSEDSFKKLISDCGGRYHVFNNFDKQSRSQVSELIRKIDTIVKDNGGRCYTNEMLEEAEAAIQKEVERILKEKEEEMKREREELERKHEEEMKKMHEDEARKKAEEFNDFKVNKNKEFAAQKEEHEKKIKDKDEKYDLLKALAEHTEKQKREKHQAEIKDVIKCLSKKRGNVKKIKELLIKHEDQMKNEKNQEEKENLQKIHETEISELIQKLLDEVETSSCSIL